Sequence from the Bubalus kerabau isolate K-KA32 ecotype Philippines breed swamp buffalo chromosome 17, PCC_UOA_SB_1v2, whole genome shotgun sequence genome:
ACCCCCTGGActattttttctccctctttcccagCCTGCCCGGCAGCATAATGAACATCCTTGCCAAacttctctgcctccttcccagCCTGATTCACTCCATGATGGACCCCCTGGActattttttctccctctttcccagCCTGCCCGGCGGCATGGTGGACTCCTTGACCAAACTTCTCTGCCTCATGCCCAAGCTGCCCAGCACCATGGTGGACCCCCTGCCCAAacttctctgcctccttcccagCCTGATTCACTCCATGATGAACCCCCTGGActattttttctccctctttaccAGCCTGCCCAGCAGCATGGTGGACCCCCTGCCCAAACTTCTCTGCCTCATTCCCAAACTGCCCAGCAGCATGGTGGACCCCCTGCCCAAACTTCTCTGCCTCGTTCCCAAACTGTCCAGCGGCATGGTGGACCCCCTGACCAAACTTCTCTGCCTCGTTCCCAAACTGCCCAGTGGCATGGTGGGCCCCCTGACCAAACTTCTCTGCCTCTTTCCCAGCCTGCCCAGTGGCATGGTGGGCCCCCTGGCCAAACCTCCCTACATCACTTCCCGCCTGGCTGACCCCATGATGGACCCCCTGAATCATTCTGTCTGCCTCCTTCCCGACCTGTCCGGCAGCGTGGTTGACCCCATGGGCAAGcttctctgcttcctttcctGTATGTCCGACGCCATTGTTGATTCCATGGGCTACCTTGTCCAAGCCACGGTTGAGCCCCTGGACGCCCTTCTCCAGCTCCTTGCCGGCCTGGTTCCCCATGCTGCTGAGTCCATTAAAAACTTTCTCCACTTCCCTTCCAGCTTGAGTGATTCCATTGTTGATGCCTTCCAAGGCCTTGCCCACTTCTCTCTCTGCACTGCTCAGCCCTCGGTTGATCCCTTCAATGACCTTCTCAATGGGATCATTGTTGGCCGCCCATCCAGGCAGAGCCCCCAGTAGCAGCAGGAGGGAGCAGGAGCTGAGCAAACTG
This genomic interval carries:
- the SBSN gene encoding suprabasin, whose protein sequence is MHLASLLSSCSLLLLLGALPGWAANNDPIEKVIEGINRGLSSAEREVGKALEGINNGITQAGREVEKVFNGLSSMGNQAGKELEKGVQGLNRGLDKVAHGINNGVGHTGKEAEKLAHGVNHAAGQVGKEADRMIQGVHHGVSQAGSDVGRFGQGAHHATGQAGKEAEKFGQGAHHATGQFGNEAEKFGQGVHHAAGQFGNEAEKFGQGVHHAAGQFGNEAEKFGQGVHHAAGQAGKEGEKIVQGVHHGVNQAGKEAEKFGQGVHHGAGQLGHEAEKFGQGVHHAAGQAGKEGEKIVQGVQHGVNQAGKEAEKFGQGVHHGAGQFGNEAEKFGQGVHHAAGQAGKEGEKIVQGVQHGVNQAGKEAEKFGKDVHYAARQAGKEGEKIVQGVQHGVNQAGKEAEKFGQGVHHATEQAGKEAGKVAQGVHDGVNQAGKEAEKLGHGVNHAAGQAGKEAEKLGQGVHHAAGQAGKQEDRLQQNVHNGVNQAGKEANQLLNDGHPGGSTTQHGGAVTTTLTSGASVNKPFMALSVLWKSVTSIIP